In Chitinivibrionales bacterium, the following proteins share a genomic window:
- the epsC gene encoding serine O-acetyltransferase EpsC, with protein sequence MNKKNGKQQTQDARMIEWVNTRVPQVADKLERNVLSSFYSQEEEGLDLSGRTAIYEVLNDILAVLFPGFYSKDKVEKKEMNFFIGDRLRHISLRLGKIITEILKYHCKKKDDCDDCTCEEQAQKALTTLVESLPEIRKMLLEDIEAAYEGDPAASCLEEIILSYPCIEAIATYRIAHLLYKLDVPLVPRIMTEHAHSRTGIDIHPGAKIGPRFFIDHGTGVVIGETTTIGKNVRLYQGVTLGALSPFDKKGHPQRGVKRHPDIQDEVIIYANATILGGKTVIGKGAVVGGNSWITKSVPAGAVVYKDQE encoded by the coding sequence GTGAACAAAAAAAACGGAAAACAGCAGACGCAGGACGCACGGATGATCGAGTGGGTCAATACACGCGTGCCGCAGGTGGCCGACAAACTCGAGCGGAACGTTCTTTCAAGCTTTTATTCGCAGGAAGAAGAAGGCCTCGACCTTTCGGGTCGGACCGCCATCTACGAAGTGCTCAACGACATTCTTGCGGTGCTCTTTCCCGGATTCTACAGCAAAGACAAGGTCGAAAAAAAGGAAATGAACTTTTTCATCGGGGACAGGCTCCGCCACATCAGCCTGCGGCTCGGCAAAATCATTACCGAGATTTTAAAATACCACTGCAAAAAGAAGGATGATTGCGACGACTGCACGTGTGAAGAACAGGCGCAAAAGGCCCTCACCACCCTGGTCGAATCACTTCCGGAGATCCGTAAAATGTTGCTCGAGGACATCGAAGCGGCGTACGAGGGAGATCCCGCCGCGTCATGCCTGGAGGAGATAATCCTGAGCTACCCCTGCATCGAGGCGATCGCCACGTACCGCATCGCGCATCTCCTTTACAAACTCGACGTGCCGCTCGTTCCGCGCATCATGACCGAGCATGCCCATTCGAGGACCGGCATCGACATCCATCCGGGCGCGAAGATCGGGCCCCGGTTTTTCATCGACCACGGCACCGGCGTGGTGATCGGCGAGACCACCACCATCGGCAAGAACGTGCGGCTCTACCAGGGCGTCACCCTCGGCGCGCTGTCGCCGTTTGACAAAAAGGGACACCCGCAGCGCGGCGTCAAGCGGCATCCCGACATCCAGGACGAGGTGATCATTTACGCCAACGCCACGATCCTGGGCGGGAAAACGGTCATCGGCAAGGGCGCGGTGGTCGGCGGGAACTCGTGGATCACGAAATCGGTGCCGGCGGGCGCGGTGGTGTATAAGGATCAGGAATAA
- the thiS gene encoding sulfur carrier protein ThiS: MIAHINGKTETVIQEVSVEKLLSMKNIDPACVVVEVNKNIVKREKYGSVILNDGDTVEILKFVGGG, encoded by the coding sequence ATGATTGCTCACATCAATGGAAAAACTGAAACTGTAATTCAGGAAGTTTCGGTTGAAAAGCTGCTTTCCATGAAAAATATTGACCCGGCATGCGTCGTGGTCGAGGTGAATAAGAATATCGTCAAAAGGGAAAAATACGGTTCGGTAATCCTGAACGACGGCGACACGGTTGAAATATTGAAATTTGTCGGCGGCGGATAA
- a CDS encoding thiazole synthase: MDDFLEIGGKKLRSRLITGSGKYSDERIIADVVAAAQCDVVTVALRRVDFEHHGESVLQYVPKGKILLPNTSGARTAGEAVRLARLAREMGCGNWVKIEVIEDQKYLLPDNIETLKATETLAKDGFVVLPYVSPDLPLARKLVTAGAAAVMPLGAPIGSNRGLRTLELIEILVDEIELPVIVDAGIGRPSHAAHAMEIGAAGVLLNTAIASSNDPVKMAHAFRLAVEAGRLAFLAGLGSVSKTGRASSPLTGFLNE; this comes from the coding sequence ATGGACGATTTTCTTGAAATAGGCGGGAAGAAACTCCGTTCCCGTCTCATCACGGGGTCGGGCAAATACAGCGACGAGCGGATCATCGCCGACGTGGTTGCCGCCGCGCAATGCGATGTTGTCACCGTTGCACTGCGGCGCGTCGATTTTGAACACCACGGCGAAAGCGTGCTGCAATACGTTCCCAAGGGAAAAATCCTTCTTCCCAATACGTCGGGTGCGCGCACCGCCGGGGAGGCGGTGCGGCTTGCGCGGCTCGCGAGGGAAATGGGTTGCGGCAACTGGGTGAAAATAGAAGTGATCGAGGACCAGAAATACCTTCTGCCCGACAACATCGAAACGCTTAAGGCGACTGAAACGCTTGCCAAGGATGGGTTCGTGGTGCTGCCGTACGTATCGCCCGACCTACCGCTTGCACGAAAGCTGGTCACCGCGGGCGCCGCCGCGGTCATGCCGCTCGGCGCGCCCATAGGGAGCAACCGCGGCCTGCGCACGCTGGAACTCATAGAAATCCTCGTTGACGAAATAGAACTGCCGGTCATTGTTGATGCCGGCATCGGCAGGCCGTCGCATGCCGCGCATGCCATGGAAATCGGCGCCGCGGGGGTCCTACTGAATACTGCCATTGCGTCAAGCAACGATCCGGTGAAAATGGCGCACGCGTTCCGGTTGGCGGTGGAGGCGGGCAGGCTCGCGTTTCTGGCCGGATTGGGGAGCGTTTCGAAAACGGGAAGGGCATCGTCGCCGCTGACCGGATTTTTAAATGAATGA